ATAACTGAAGCTAATGCTAACCACAAAATATAAAATTTAGGAGTTTTTACAAATTCTCTTGGGGGAACATCTTCTATTATTTCAGAATCTTTAATATTTGCAGAATTAGAATTACTACTTGCTGGAGGAGACCAACCCTTCGGAGGATTCTTAATCAATCTTGAACCAACAAGAGCAACCAAAGTAATGATAATTCCTAATACGAAAAGAGTTCCATCTACTCCCCAGATTTTAATCATTTCTTTTTTTAATGGAGCAAATATTACTGCCGCCAGACCGAACCCCATAACTGCCAGTGAAACAGCAAATCCTGGTTTGTCAGAAAACCATTTGCGAGCAGTTGGAGCTATAGTTGCATAGGTAAGACCACAGGCTATACCCACCCCAATTCCATAAGTTAAAGTAAGCCAAATAGGGGAAGGAAAATATTTCATTAGAGCTGCCAAGCTATAACCTACAAAAAATATCAAAGAACCAGTTAATGCTATTTTCTTGGGTCCATACTTA
The window above is part of the Halanaerobiales bacterium genome. Proteins encoded here:
- a CDS encoding MFS transporter; the protein is MNKNNENSKRNSEYNRWIVLVGGFLLSLMGGMSYAWGSFVLPLVEEWGWTTAQANLPFTIMIIIFSITMIPAGWLQDKYGPKKIALTGSLIFFVGYSLAALMKYFPSPIWLTLTYGIGVGIACGLTYATIAPTARKWFSDKPGFAVSLAVMGFGLAAVIFAPLKKEMIKIWGVDGTLFVLGIIITLVALVGSRLIKNPPKGWSPPASSNSNSANIKDSEIIEDVPPREFVKTPKFYILWLALASV